The Pseudomonas azotoformans genome has a segment encoding these proteins:
- the phoR gene encoding phosphate regulon sensor histidine kinase PhoR has translation MLLLITGCLLVGLISGYYGWSLAAGIALYLGWTLKQLLRLHEWLRQHKPDEAPPDGYGLWGEVFDSIYHLQRRDQRVRGRLQAVIDRVQESTAALKDAVIMLDSDGNLEWWNRAAETLLGLKTPQDSGQPVTNLVRHPRFKEYFEQENYEEALEIPSPTNDRVRIQLYLTRYGNNEHLMLVRDVTRIHQLEQMRKDFVANVSHELRTPLTVICGYLETLLDNVDEINPRWSRALQQMQQQGSRMQTLLNDLLLLAKLEATDYPSDNHPVAVQSLLQTIKNDAQALSGQRGQQITLEADPAVLLKGSEGELRSAFSNLVFNAVKYTQDKGNIRIRWWADEQGAHLSVQDSGIGIDAKHLPRLTERFYRVDSSRNSNTGGTGLGLAIVKHVLLRHRARLEISSVLGHGSTFTCHFPPAQMTRSKAIDQDT, from the coding sequence ATGCTTTTGCTGATCACCGGCTGCCTGTTGGTGGGTTTGATCAGCGGTTACTACGGCTGGAGCCTGGCAGCCGGCATTGCCTTGTACCTGGGTTGGACCCTCAAGCAACTGCTGCGCCTGCATGAATGGCTGCGCCAGCACAAACCCGACGAAGCACCGCCCGATGGCTACGGCCTGTGGGGCGAAGTGTTCGACAGCATCTACCATTTGCAACGCCGCGACCAACGGGTACGCGGGCGCCTGCAAGCGGTGATCGACCGGGTGCAGGAATCCACCGCCGCATTGAAAGATGCGGTGATCATGCTCGACAGCGACGGTAACCTGGAATGGTGGAACCGCGCCGCCGAGACCCTGCTGGGCCTCAAGACGCCCCAGGACAGCGGCCAGCCGGTGACCAACCTGGTGCGCCATCCGCGCTTCAAGGAGTACTTCGAACAGGAGAACTACGAAGAAGCCCTGGAAATCCCCTCGCCCACCAATGACCGCGTGCGTATCCAGCTGTACCTGACGCGCTACGGCAACAATGAACACCTGATGCTGGTGCGCGACGTCACCCGCATCCACCAGCTGGAACAGATGCGCAAAGACTTCGTCGCCAACGTCTCACACGAGTTGCGCACACCGCTGACGGTAATCTGCGGCTATCTGGAGACGCTGCTGGACAACGTCGACGAGATCAATCCGCGCTGGAGCCGTGCCCTGCAGCAGATGCAGCAGCAAGGCTCACGTATGCAGACACTGCTCAACGACCTGCTGTTGCTGGCCAAGTTGGAGGCGACCGATTACCCCTCGGACAACCATCCCGTCGCCGTGCAAAGCCTGCTGCAGACCATCAAGAACGACGCCCAGGCCCTGTCCGGTCAACGCGGGCAACAGATCACTCTGGAAGCCGACCCGGCCGTGCTGCTCAAAGGCAGCGAAGGCGAATTGCGCAGCGCGTTTTCCAACCTGGTGTTCAACGCCGTGAAGTACACCCAGGACAAAGGCAATATCCGCATCCGCTGGTGGGCCGACGAACAGGGCGCGCACCTGAGCGTGCAGGACTCCGGCATCGGCATCGACGCCAAGCACCTGCCGCGCCTGACCGAGCGTTTCTACCGTGTCGACTCCAGCCGCAACTCCAACACCGGCGGCACCGGGCTTGGCCTGGCGATCGTCAAGCATGTGCTGCTGCGTCACCGCGCGCGCTTGGAGATCAGCAGCGTATTGGGCCATGGCAGTACGTTTACCTGCCATTTCCCGCCAGCACAGATGACCCGATCAAAGGCAATTGATCAGGACACCTGA
- a CDS encoding peptidoglycan DD-metalloendopeptidase family protein — translation MLMRLLLCGGLATVALSTQAMTLYKSTDANGVVFFSDRHTPGAQAFVIQERKVERVKPPMLVVPKPSDQQQAYRYPLPWRGGPFRLSQGPNGSFSHTDAKSRYAMDIAMPEGTPIIAARSGMVVKTENEQVGRGNDASGNFVRVRHDDGSEAVYLHLKQGSVSVRAGQRVAVGSPLALSGNTGNSSGPHLHFVVQRATEAGLVSIPYEFNQPVGALPNFALGN, via the coding sequence ATGCTCATGCGCTTATTGCTGTGCGGTGGGCTGGCAACGGTCGCTTTGTCGACCCAGGCCATGACCCTCTACAAATCCACCGATGCCAACGGCGTGGTGTTTTTCAGTGACCGGCATACTCCAGGCGCCCAGGCGTTTGTGATTCAGGAGCGCAAGGTCGAACGCGTGAAGCCGCCGATGCTGGTCGTGCCCAAACCGAGTGATCAACAGCAGGCCTACCGCTACCCTTTGCCCTGGCGTGGCGGCCCGTTTCGCCTGAGCCAAGGCCCCAACGGCAGCTTCAGCCATACCGACGCCAAGAGCCGCTACGCCATGGACATCGCCATGCCCGAGGGCACGCCGATTATTGCGGCGCGCAGCGGAATGGTGGTGAAGACCGAGAATGAGCAGGTCGGGCGTGGCAATGATGCGTCGGGGAATTTTGTGCGAGTGCGTCATGACGACGGCAGTGAGGCGGTGTACCTGCACCTCAAGCAAGGTTCGGTCAGCGTTCGGGCAGGTCAACGTGTGGCGGTGGGAAGCCCGCTGGCCCTGTCGGGCAATACCGGCAACAGCAGCGGGCCGCACTTGCATTTCGTGGTGCAGCGCGCCACTGAGGCGGGGCTGGTGTCGATCCCGTATGAGTTCAACCAGCCCGTGGGTGCATTGCCCAACTTTGCGTTGGGCAATTGA
- a CDS encoding response regulator codes for MSKVSVLVVDDASFIRDLVKKCLRNYFPGIKLEDAVNGKKAQAILMRESFDLVLCDWEMPEMSGLELLTWCREQPHLKAMPFVMVTSRGDKENVVQAIQAGVSGYVSKPFTNEQLLNKVKQALHKIGRLDALVASAPTKMNSAFGNDSLSALTGGKPEAARAAPVVAAAPAPSKGLLNSPPVQAPSAAPAGGRGQGQLRLSSGNQQCVIKALSIKEALLVVRRGEVLPQVLESAVLDLEQGDNAEVARLNGYLHAIVAFEPKPDSDWLQLTFRFIDQDAQKLDYISRLIARGTAQKHFVPGA; via the coding sequence ATGAGTAAAGTCAGTGTATTGGTGGTGGATGACGCCTCGTTTATCCGCGACTTGGTGAAGAAGTGCCTGCGCAACTACTTCCCCGGGATCAAGCTTGAAGACGCGGTGAACGGCAAAAAGGCCCAGGCCATCCTGATGCGCGAGAGCTTCGACCTGGTGCTGTGCGACTGGGAAATGCCGGAGATGTCCGGCCTTGAATTGTTGACCTGGTGCCGTGAGCAGCCTCACCTCAAGGCAATGCCGTTCGTGATGGTGACCAGCCGTGGCGACAAGGAAAACGTGGTCCAGGCCATCCAGGCCGGAGTATCGGGTTACGTCAGCAAGCCGTTCACCAACGAGCAGTTGTTGAACAAGGTCAAGCAGGCCCTGCACAAAATCGGGCGCCTCGACGCCTTGGTCGCCAGTGCTCCGACCAAAATGAACTCTGCCTTCGGTAACGATTCCCTGAGCGCACTGACCGGCGGTAAGCCCGAAGCGGCGCGTGCGGCGCCGGTTGTTGCAGCCGCTCCAGCGCCGAGCAAAGGCTTGCTCAACAGCCCGCCGGTACAAGCCCCTTCAGCAGCGCCGGCCGGCGGTCGTGGCCAGGGCCAGCTGCGCCTGTCCAGCGGCAACCAGCAATGCGTGATCAAGGCGCTGAGCATCAAGGAAGCGCTGCTGGTGGTACGTCGTGGCGAAGTCCTGCCTCAGGTACTTGAAAGCGCCGTGCTCGACCTGGAGCAGGGCGACAACGCCGAAGTGGCCCGTCTCAACGGCTACCTGCACGCCATCGTCGCCTTTGAGCCCAAGCCTGACAGCGATTGGCTGCAGCTGACCTTCCGGTTTATTGACCAGGACGCGCAGAAGCTCGACTACATCTCCCGCCTGATCGCACGGGGTACGGCGCAGAAGCATTTTGTGCCGGGTGCCTGA